CGGGTCAGGAGGTCCACAAAGCCCGCTATCAAGAACGTGGTTGGGAAATTGGGTGTGTGAACTCTCCACGCCCGagcgcacgtgtgaggcactgataAGAGCTGTGGTAAGAGCTCAGGGCCTTAGCACTCCGCGCGCCTTCCTCCACCAGCTCCAGTGAAACGTGGCAGCTGAAGAAGAAAGCGCAGACTTCAATCTCGGGGAGAGGGATTCGAATCCCGCACCACAGTCTGCTGATAACACCAGCAGCATCTCTACCCTTCGGTTTCCACGGTTCTGAAGCCGGTGTTGACAGGAAGACGCCTGTCAAAGTCCGCCCGAGCCACTCCCATCAGAACCACGCCCATTGTAGCCACGCCCACATCCACGCCCCCCTCCCCCGCGGGCGCATGCGCCGCTCAGGGGCGCCTTTTACGACGCGTCAGACACTGCGCTTGGCGGCCGCAGGGCAGCCGAGAGAGAGCTGCGCGAGCGGCAGCGGGGCCGAGGGGACGCGCGGGTGGCGGCGTCGCCATGTCGCACGGCCACAGCCACGGCGGGGACGGCTGTCGCTGCGCCGCGGAACGGGAGGAGCCGCCGGAGCAGCGCGGCCTGGCCTACGGCCTGTACCTGCGCATCGACCTGGAGCGGCTGCAGTGCCTCAACGAGAGCCGCGAGGGCAGCGGCCGCGGCGTCTTCAAGCCGTGGGAGGAGCGGACAGACCGCTCCAAGGTGGGCTGCCGGCGccggggcgggcggggcgggaTCCGCGGGGCCTTCGGACACCCGGCTGCTCTGTCAGCCTCACTCTTGATGCTAAAAATAACGACAGCCAGGTCGCCAGGCGCTTTCCGCTGCCGGCCTCGCGCTTGCCTTTTGGGAGGCGAGCAGGGCCATCTTCCCCGCTTTGCAGATACGGAAACTGAGTCCCGGAGAGTGGAAGCGGGCGCTTGGTTCTACACAGCGTAACGCTGTGTTCCAAGGCTGCCTGGGTTAAGGAGGAGGATGGCCGTGAGGGCGTTTTCCCTTCTGTTTGACCATTGGTCCCAGTGGCTGCGTGATCGTGTCACCTGGTGAGGACGGGCAAGGGAGACCATGGGTGTTTCCGATCTAGAGCGCAGGCCCCCTTGAGAGCTAAGCCGGTTGAAAGTTATGGACCCTCTCCAGAAAAATGCACATGAGCACTGATCTCTCAATTTGTAATTCAGGAGACTCCGGGTTAGGAAACCTCTAATTGGATGGTCTTTATCAGAACTCTGTGGATAGACATATTAGTTTCAAATTTATAAGTCCTGGAAAACCGAGGAAGGTTGACTGCATTGCACCCCAGTTTGCAGAACAGGGTGGGAGATGCCTGAAGACATAggctctcagcaaatatttgttgctttctcctccctcctccccgttCTCTCCAGTTTGTTGAAAGTGATGCAGATGAAGAGCTTCTGTTTAATATTCCGTAAGTATCTCCTTGGTGTCTGCCTCAGGCTAAATAGGCTGTACACAATTGTCTTCTCAGATGGATTCATTCATTGCTTGGGTCAAGAGCACACATCTGTTTGTAGAAATGGGATAATACTTTGGTGGGTTTTAGGAGGAGAGCATCATAACTCTTTTGATGCAGACTGGAAGCAGATATATTTGTTGAGCAATAACTGAAAAGTAGATGTAAATTTCTTAGAATTGCATAATGCCAGAGGTGGACATGATCTTAGAAATGATCAAGTACAAGTCTGACAGATGAGTACATTGAAGGTCAGAAAGGGGAAGGGTCTTGACTAGGGGTCACACAGCTAAGTAGGGATACAATCCCAGGTTGACAACCTTCTCTTTTGCATTCTGGCAGATTTACGGGCAATGTCAAGCTCAAAGGCATCATTATAATGGGAGAGGATGATGACTCACACCCCTCTGAGATGAGACTGTAAGTGGACAGGCTTAGGCCCTCAAGAACCTTTtagttctatttctttctttagtaacACTTTATTCCAtagtaatataatttttcttcattagatTTGATATTCTCcctcttaaaatataatttttctttattagattTGATATTCTCCCTTTTGATCTTGTTATTTATGTGGGAATACacttatctctttattttttatttctttatttttgaacccaaggcctcacacatgctaggcaagcactctatcattgagctacatccccagcccagtgactTGTTTAGATTAAACATCTTCAGGGCCAACAGCTTATCTCATTTTCAAAGTGCGTACTGTGGCATCATTCATTCAGAGAGCATTCTATAAATGCCAACTGTTGATGACTTTGCAGTTTTCTTAATAACCCAGCTGCAGATCTCAAACGATCTTTATGGATTCCACTCTTGGGATGAGCTTCAAAATGTTCCTTGGTATTTCACTCAGTCGTCATCTTTGCAGATGTTATGTTGACATGAGATTGCTTTGTCTGAGTTTGTGTGCCTTTATATGGCTAAGTTCTGTGTATCTTTTATGATACTAGATCTGTTGCCACCAGAGTTAGTACTCCCTTTTAGACAACTTACTTTTTTCAAGTGTAgtctaaaagaggaaaaatttttttctgagttctgagaaacaaataacagaataattttacattaaaaaaaaacccatccaGCTGGattgtgatggtgcatgcctgtaattccagcagctcaggaggctgaggcaggagtattgcaagtttgagagcagcctcagcaacttagtgaggctctaagtaacttagtgagatcttgactcaaaataaaaaataaaaagggctgggaatgtagctcagtggtagagtgctgctgAGTCCAATACCACcacctcccccgcaaaaaaatcttttttttttttttttttaatccaagatgGTGCCCAATGATAGAGTGTGTGCTTAGTGTGCCTGAGGCCCcaagtttgatcttcagcactgtaagaaaaagaggaaaaaaaatttttttaatctgaaaaattgATCCAGTTTAAATGGACTTTAGAGAGATTTGATAACTTGATACCATTTTTAagtattataaaacaaatttaaaagcagATTTATACAtgcagtcattttaaaaaattgtttgtttgGACTGATGCTTTTGGAGACTCAGTTACTAGGAAGATGGGCTGACTTCAGGATATCCCTGTTGCTTTGGATTAAGAGTGGGCTGTGAGGTAAattgggttcaaattctggctgCATACTGGCTAGCTGCTGCATGACTAGGACATTACATAACTTCATGCCTATTTTCTCAGGTAAAATAGGAAGAATAAGAGTATAACCTCAAGGTTGTGGAGATCCAACATGTAAAGAACTTAGAATAGGTCTGGAACATAATACAGGCCCAGTTTTTGGGTGAGCAGGTACAAATACTTAATAGTTCTAACACACTACATATATAACATTTCTCTGAATCTAAGATGTCATTGTAAACACACTATTATTTTAGGTAgagtttataaaaagaaacaat
This sequence is a window from Marmota flaviventris isolate mMarFla1 chromosome 10, mMarFla1.hap1, whole genome shotgun sequence. Protein-coding genes within it:
- the Pithd1 gene encoding PITH domain-containing protein 1; the protein is MSHGHSHGGDGCRCAAEREEPPEQRGLAYGLYLRIDLERLQCLNESREGSGRGVFKPWEERTDRSKFVESDADEELLFNIPFTGNVKLKGIIIMGEDDDSHPSEMRLYKNIPQMSFDDTEREPDQTFSLNRDLTGELEYATKISRFSNVYHLSIHISKNFGADTTKVFYIGLRGEWTELRRHEVTICNYEASANPADHRVHQVTPQTHFIS